The following coding sequences are from one Musa acuminata AAA Group cultivar baxijiao chromosome BXJ2-4, Cavendish_Baxijiao_AAA, whole genome shotgun sequence window:
- the LOC135608798 gene encoding uncharacterized protein LOC135608798, with protein MDAFFHGLDCRLRVSGMVADSIMMGIVNSAMEDAYKKSCTEEGDLDRLIEKSRFCELAIMQLEWCLKYLQEEMDNATVDNACDREKLFCDLLETRDRLDNRLDETKLAIAEKDVELARRKESEIKLRLALELKGEEVRSLHHTLGADKRVKNDACDGFACRDDVNEDESDGHVFDELECSMGKQLRKIRGKLEHGRQALTNVMLNMRSSPRVGAANPNAGFDMDSGGLKALHELHDMAQLTLDFNDMVIDLDMLKEEVRSSFEMIVSSISVFKATTEEQRWAWNMEREIATVIIRSFVRDVRCEWAANPDTNLLSFIDELEALASQITVPLTSSIDVMDPKAQCNPLSTVPDMDEVEKDASVAGNSSPPKGDNLYGVSQGGAEDHVGGIERNVELIDSAFRAGELHNMNDLSEKSPPGNFVADLTNYHDSIRTQKIDSDREMITKVISRLEGIIKRAKSESFADIHIPRHTPPDSETKHEATKIIQKPIDSHLKDLELHEEIRRLKEEKDEMETKAVIMEDVYRINYKGLMGRLLTHFFDVELEVLTREDTFRIVFGELIKELMSTREAHTSEQLLREEIRYIILSEVIKGILCANNATKDTEFSGKPEQGKDSLLTNPTTEMGSDYVLDSGIRKNSVDDSNGLDVEESDAFRSASNLETSPQGAITGTMQQGEPTLSYASITDENNIVHGSGASTGIQKQNKSEFSCMSAGIVEKHWDDFHFMIMPVEQIIQMVDDFGLLTCEKISINISRLDNLIHQLNPISEQVNIIKRNELLYRKAFANRCYNLQTAEAEVWKLQHFMFINQIIVCHGDQRLNQAFYVHHNSHLI; from the exons ATGGATGCGTTCTTCCATGGCCTCGACTGCCGGCTGCGAGTGTCGGGCATGGTGGCCGACTCCATCATGATGGGGATCGTCAACTCCGCAATGGAGGACGCCTACAAGAAGAGCTGCACCGAGGAGGGCGACCTCGACAGGTTGATCGAGAAGTCGAGGTTCTGCGAGCTGGCCATCATGCAACTGGAATGGTGCTTGAAGTACCTGCAGGAGGAGATGGACAACGCGACCGTGGACAACGCCTGCGACCGCGAGAAGCTGTTCTGCGATCTGTTGGAGACGAGAGACCGCCTCGATAACAGGCTCGACGAGACCAAGCTCGCCATTGCAGAGAAGGACGTGGAGCTGGCCAGGAGAAAGGAAAGCGAGATAAAGCTGAGGCTGGCCTTGGAACTCAAAGGGGAAGAAGTGAGATCGTTGCATCATACGCTCGGGGCTGACAAAAGAGTGAAGAATGATGCATGCGATGGGTTTGCTTGCCGTGACGACGTGAACGAGGATGAGAGCGACGGCCATGTGTTTGATGAATTGGAGTGCTCCATGGGCAAACAGCTGCGGAAAATAAGAGGCAAATTGGAGCACGGGAGGCAGGCTTTGACCAACGTGATGCTCAACATGAGGAGTAGTCCTCGTGTTGGCGCTGCGAACCCCAACGCTGGGTTTGATATGGACAGCGGCGGGCTGAAGGCGTTGCATGAGCTGCACGACATGGCGCAGTTAACGCTGGACTTCAACGACATGGTCATCGACCTCGACATGCTCAAGGAAGAGGTTCGTTCTTCTTTCGAGATGATCGTGAGTTCGATTTCTGTGTTCAAAGCAACGACAGAAGAGCAGCGGTGGGCTTGGAATATGGAGAGGGAGATCGCTACCGTCATCATCAGAAGCTTTGTAAGGGATGTTCGATGTGAATGGGCTGCAAACCCTGATACGAATTTGTTATCGTTTATCGATGAGCTCGAGGCATTAGCCTCTCAGATCACCGTGCCATTAACGTCGTCAATTGATGTCATGGATCCGAAAGCTCAATGCAATCCTCTCTCAACAGTACCGGACATGGACGAGGTGGAAAAGGATGCATCTGTAGCAGGTAACAGTAGCCCTCCAAAGGGAGATAATCTCTATGGAGTTTCGCAAGGAGGAGCAGAAGATCATGTTGGTGGAATAGAAAGAAACGTTGAGCTGATTGATTCTGCTTTTCGAGCTGGGGAATTACACAATATGAATGATCTTTCCGAAAAAAGTCCACCAGGAAATTTTGTTGCTGACTTGACAAACTACCATGATTCCATTAGAACACAAAAAATTGATTCAGATAGGGAGATGATCACTAAAGTCATTTCAAGATTGGAAGGCATCATCAAAAGAGCAAAATCAGAGTCTTTTGCAGACATCCATATTCCAAGGCATACTCCACCAGATTCTGAAACAAAGCATGAAGCAACGAAGATAATTCAGAAGCCAATCGATAGTCATCTGAAAGATCTCGAGCTCCATGAAGAAATTAGAAGATTAAaggaagagaaggatgaaatGGAAACTAAAGCTGTGATAATGGAGGATGTTTACAGAATAAATTACAAAGGATTGATGGGAAGGCTACTCACTCATTTCTTCGATGTCGAATTAGAAGTTCTTACAAGGGAGGATACATTCAGAATTGTCTTCGGTGAGCTGATCAAAGAATTGATGAGCACGAGAGAAGCTCACACTAGCGAGCAGCTCCTCAGGGAAGAGATTCGTTATATCATTCTTAGTGAAGTAATTAAAGGTATTCTGTGTGCAAATAATGCTACAAAAGACACAGAATTCAGTGGAAAGCCAGAACAAGGAAAGGACTCCCTGCTAACTAATCCCACGACAGAGATGGGATCAGATTATGTTCTCGACTCAGGAATTAGAAAGAACAGTGTTGATGACTCGAATGGGCTTGACGTTGAAGAAAGTGATGCTTTTAGATCTGCTAGCAATCTTGAGACCTCTCCACAAGGAGCAATTACTGGAACAATGCAACAAGGAGAACCAACATTGAGCTATGCCTCAATCACTGATGAGAATAACATTGTGCATGGTTCTGGAGCTTCAACCGGGatccaaaaacaaaataaaagtgaATTCTCATGCATGTCTGCAGGAATTGTTGAAAAACATTGGGATGATTTCCATTTCATGATTATGCCTGTTGAGCAGATCATACAGATGGTTGATGATTTTGGGCTGCTGACATGTGAGAAGATTAGCATAAACATATCGAG GTTGGATAATCTAATTCATCAGTTAAATCCCATCTCAGAGCAAGTCAACATAATCAAGAGAAACGAATTACTCTATCGTAAGGCTTTCGCAAATAGATGTTACAATCTTCAAACTGCAGAAGCTGAGGTTTGGAAGCTTCAGCATTTTATGTTCATCAATCAGATAATAGTTTGCCATGGAGACCAACGGCTTAACCAAGCATTTTATGTTCATCATAATTCACATCTCATTTGA